Proteins encoded by one window of Bacteroidetes Order II. bacterium:
- a CDS encoding dicarboxylate/amino acid:cation symporter, whose amino-acid sequence MAWYKQLHWQIILGLLLGLVYGVVAATNGFQQFTTDWITPFGTIFINLLKLIAVPLVLASLIMGVASLADIRKLGRIGGKTLGLYILTTAIAIAIGLLFANLLQPGHQVPPEMRESLMASYADNVQTSKDVAASVGQRGPLQILIDMVPDNIFKAGADNRNMLQIVFFAIFFGIGLLQIPKAKAKPILDFFDGLNDVVIRLVDIIMLMAPLGVFALMSSTIVSVAGDDLGKLLQLLGALGIYCLTVVGGLIIHTAVVYPSFLYGLSRYNIKKFFQAISRAQLVGFSTSSSGATLPVTMECAEEKIGASKEISSFVLPLGATINMDGTALYQGVATVFIAQALGMDLSFSAQLNVLLLAVMASIGTAAVPGAGVIMLIIILESVGVPSAGIALILGVDRILDMLRTVTNITGDLMVCTVIAKSEGQLHEVNPDPHADDVRLTAAE is encoded by the coding sequence ATGGCTTGGTACAAACAATTACATTGGCAAATTATTCTGGGGCTGCTTCTGGGCTTGGTTTATGGTGTGGTCGCAGCCACCAATGGTTTTCAGCAATTCACTACCGATTGGATCACCCCGTTCGGTACTATTTTCATTAACCTCCTCAAACTGATCGCTGTTCCACTGGTTTTGGCTTCCTTGATTATGGGGGTGGCTTCTCTGGCAGACATCCGGAAGTTAGGCCGTATTGGAGGGAAAACCTTGGGGCTTTATATTCTGACAACGGCCATTGCCATTGCCATTGGTCTGCTGTTTGCGAATCTTTTGCAACCAGGTCATCAGGTTCCGCCCGAAATGCGTGAATCGCTGATGGCTTCGTATGCCGACAATGTACAAACCAGCAAAGATGTTGCCGCTTCCGTGGGGCAACGCGGCCCGCTTCAAATCCTTATTGATATGGTTCCGGACAATATTTTTAAGGCCGGAGCAGACAACCGCAACATGCTTCAAATTGTCTTCTTTGCTATTTTCTTTGGGATTGGGCTTTTGCAGATTCCCAAAGCCAAGGCCAAGCCTATATTAGATTTCTTTGACGGGCTAAATGACGTTGTAATTAGATTGGTGGACATCATCATGCTCATGGCGCCTTTGGGGGTATTTGCCCTCATGTCCAGTACCATCGTAAGTGTGGCGGGAGACGACCTCGGAAAATTACTTCAACTGCTGGGTGCTTTGGGCATCTATTGCCTAACGGTTGTAGGCGGACTCATCATCCACACGGCTGTGGTGTACCCATCCTTTTTATATGGCCTGAGCCGTTACAATATCAAAAAGTTTTTTCAGGCCATTTCCCGTGCCCAACTGGTAGGCTTTTCCACCAGTTCGAGTGGAGCCACCCTCCCGGTAACAATGGAGTGCGCCGAAGAAAAAATTGGCGCATCCAAAGAAATTTCATCGTTTGTCTTGCCATTAGGGGCAACGATTAATATGGATGGGACAGCCCTGTATCAAGGGGTTGCAACCGTCTTTATTGCACAGGCATTAGGCATGGACCTGAGTTTTTCCGCACAGCTGAATGTCCTATTACTTGCCGTAATGGCCTCCATTGGCACAGCAGCAGTGCCGGGAGCTGGGGTTATTATGCTCATCATCATCTTGGAATCGGTAGGGGTTCCAAGCGCCGGAATTGCCCTCATTTTAGGGGTAGATCGGATTTTGGATATGCTTCGGACCGTAACCAACATTACGGGTGATCTGATGGTCTGTACGGTAATTGCCAAGTCCGAGGGGCAGTTACACGAAGTAAATCCGGACCCACATGCCGATGATGTTCGCCTAACAGCAGCAGAATAA
- a CDS encoding DUF3808 domain-containing protein produces the protein MLLIYRRIFLWLLLACTSVMAQSKRDLPITHALKQGREAFFAFRINQATQQFRQVIQNDKDPVNQAMAQYHLSAMAVWQFGFGQTTAGLNEFKTQNAALNTALRYVNDPLWRRFLTAESAMHRAIVGVLRNDMLGAAMSGREAYNNYVWCIEQDPYFEEAYKGMGLMQVLIGSAPRAYQGLLGFLGYRGTVQDGLNHLERAIKKAKWVQEEAAIYFALSDEILNQNERNGIQKLSELQKAYPQSPLFNFLYGYALRNKFKAREALPYLEAAARSGKKSETVSPAIFLFYLGELYFRLNQYDEAIRDFTRFTQEFEGTTLVGQAYFKMGQALEMGGDRTAAVAMYQKVKAGFAYDMDEFALRQAALRIETPMTPVEKQLLRLQNASDAGDYAFVLTEVENILSQTTISSVNLAEAHYRKGLALQKAQRYEEAIVFYARAVQNPGDPLAKWGPYSQLYIGECYEALQQPENAILAYRKALMYREKFDYHKGLEQRAKTALSRLKTGN, from the coding sequence ATGCTCTTGATATACAGACGGATTTTTTTGTGGCTTTTGCTGGCCTGTACATCGGTCATGGCCCAATCTAAGCGCGATCTTCCCATCACCCACGCGCTCAAACAAGGTCGAGAAGCCTTTTTTGCCTTTCGCATCAACCAAGCCACGCAGCAATTCCGACAGGTGATCCAAAACGACAAAGACCCGGTGAACCAAGCAATGGCACAGTACCATTTATCGGCAATGGCGGTCTGGCAGTTTGGTTTTGGCCAAACAACAGCGGGGCTTAATGAATTCAAAACACAGAATGCGGCACTGAATACGGCGTTACGCTATGTGAACGATCCGTTATGGCGTCGGTTTTTGACAGCAGAGTCGGCCATGCACCGGGCCATTGTGGGGGTTTTGCGGAACGATATGCTTGGAGCTGCAATGTCTGGACGGGAAGCCTACAACAATTATGTATGGTGCATAGAACAAGATCCATATTTTGAAGAAGCCTATAAAGGCATGGGATTGATGCAAGTGCTGATAGGCTCTGCACCCAGAGCCTATCAAGGGCTTCTGGGTTTTCTGGGGTATCGGGGTACAGTACAAGATGGCCTAAATCACTTAGAACGGGCCATTAAAAAAGCTAAGTGGGTACAGGAAGAAGCCGCGATTTATTTTGCACTGAGCGACGAAATACTGAACCAAAATGAACGGAATGGCATCCAGAAGCTGAGCGAGTTGCAAAAAGCATATCCACAAAGTCCGTTATTCAATTTTTTATATGGTTATGCCCTCCGTAATAAGTTTAAGGCACGCGAGGCCCTGCCCTATTTGGAAGCCGCCGCACGATCCGGTAAAAAAAGCGAAACGGTTTCGCCTGCCATCTTTTTGTTTTATCTAGGAGAGCTCTATTTCCGGCTGAATCAATACGACGAAGCTATTCGGGACTTTACACGGTTTACACAGGAATTTGAGGGGACAACCCTTGTTGGACAAGCATATTTCAAAATGGGTCAAGCCTTGGAAATGGGGGGAGACCGCACAGCCGCCGTAGCGATGTACCAAAAGGTGAAAGCCGGATTTGCCTATGACATGGATGAATTTGCCCTCCGGCAGGCGGCACTGCGTATAGAAACGCCAATGACTCCTGTGGAGAAGCAATTACTACGCCTGCAAAATGCTTCGGATGCGGGCGATTATGCCTTTGTTCTCACGGAAGTGGAAAACATTTTGTCTCAAACCACAATCTCGTCGGTCAACCTCGCAGAAGCACACTACCGAAAAGGGTTGGCCCTTCAAAAGGCTCAACGCTACGAAGAAGCGATTGTTTTTTATGCTCGGGCAGTACAAAATCCTGGAGACCCACTTGCCAAATGGGGGCCTTATAGCCAACTCTATATTGGTGAGTGCTACGAAGCCCTCCAACAACCAGAAAATGCCATTCTTGCTTATCGGAAAGCCCTGATGTATCGGGAAAAATTTGATTATCACAAGGGCTTAGAACAACGGGCAAAAACGGCATTAAGCCGATTAAAAACGGGAAATTAA
- a CDS encoding DUF853 family protein yields the protein MATKEEFIQTIQTAYQFSGTTIALGGAVYKGDSLPNTLVRVPVKMLNRHGLIAGATGTGKTKTLQLFAEKLSENGIPVLLMDIKGDLSGIAASGDPSNTRALERHQKIGLPYKIAANPVEFLTLSGEKGARLRATVTEFGPVLFSKILGLNDTQSGAVSVVFKYCDDKQLPLLDLKDFKKTLSYLAEEGKAEITAEYGAISTATVGTIIRKVLELEQQGAEVFFGEPSFEVDDLCRIDLETGRGMVNILRLTDLQDRPKLFATFMLQLLAEVYASFPEEGDLDAPKLCIFIDEAHLVFSEASQVLLNQIEAIIKLIRSKGVGIFFITQNPADIPNAVLGQLGLKVQHALRAFTAKDRKDIKAAAENYPESKFYQVENELTELGIGEAFVTVLNPKGTPTPLVHTLMCAPGSRMDVLTPMELDALVAKSKLAAKYNKVVDPQSAYEMLNAKIQQAQLAEQQAELQRQQEKAQAEQLKQQQKAQTETAKRKPEKTIVEQVLTSSVGKQVTKTVFNELARGLLGVLGLGGRRR from the coding sequence ATGGCAACCAAAGAAGAATTTATCCAGACCATACAAACAGCGTATCAGTTTTCCGGAACCACCATTGCGTTGGGCGGCGCTGTCTATAAAGGGGATAGCCTGCCCAATACCTTGGTGCGCGTTCCTGTTAAAATGCTGAACCGGCATGGGTTGATTGCTGGTGCTACCGGAACCGGAAAAACCAAAACCCTGCAACTCTTTGCCGAAAAACTTTCGGAAAACGGCATTCCGGTACTGTTGATGGACATCAAGGGAGATCTTTCGGGAATTGCAGCCAGCGGCGATCCAAGCAATACCCGCGCATTAGAACGACATCAAAAAATTGGATTACCCTATAAAATAGCCGCCAATCCGGTAGAATTTCTAACCCTTTCTGGAGAAAAAGGGGCACGGCTACGCGCCACCGTTACCGAATTTGGCCCAGTATTATTTTCCAAAATCTTAGGGCTGAATGATACACAGTCTGGTGCCGTTTCGGTGGTTTTCAAATACTGCGACGACAAACAATTGCCTCTTTTAGACCTAAAAGACTTCAAAAAAACCCTTTCTTATCTGGCAGAAGAAGGCAAGGCCGAAATTACCGCCGAATATGGTGCCATTTCGACTGCCACCGTTGGAACCATTATTCGGAAAGTGCTGGAATTGGAGCAACAAGGCGCCGAAGTGTTTTTTGGCGAGCCGTCTTTTGAGGTGGATGACCTTTGCCGGATAGACCTTGAAACAGGACGTGGCATGGTAAACATCCTCCGCCTTACCGATTTGCAAGATCGGCCTAAATTGTTTGCAACTTTTATGCTACAATTACTGGCCGAGGTGTATGCCTCCTTTCCGGAAGAGGGGGATCTGGATGCACCTAAGTTGTGTATTTTTATAGATGAAGCCCACTTGGTGTTCTCGGAAGCCTCTCAGGTTTTGCTTAATCAAATCGAAGCCATCATTAAATTGATCCGATCCAAAGGTGTTGGGATCTTCTTTATCACCCAAAACCCTGCCGATATTCCCAATGCCGTTTTGGGACAATTGGGCCTCAAGGTGCAACACGCGCTCCGTGCCTTTACGGCCAAAGACCGCAAAGACATTAAAGCGGCGGCTGAAAACTATCCGGAATCGAAATTCTATCAAGTAGAAAATGAACTAACCGAATTGGGGATTGGAGAGGCTTTTGTTACGGTACTCAACCCGAAAGGGACACCAACCCCCTTGGTACACACGTTGATGTGCGCGCCCGGATCACGGATGGATGTACTGACACCGATGGAGTTGGATGCGTTGGTTGCCAAATCTAAATTGGCTGCTAAATACAACAAGGTGGTAGATCCACAAAGTGCCTATGAAATGCTCAATGCCAAAATACAACAAGCCCAACTCGCCGAACAACAAGCCGAGTTGCAGCGTCAACAGGAAAAAGCACAAGCCGAACAACTAAAACAACAACAAAAAGCACAAACCGAAACAGCCAAGCGTAAGCCCGAAAAAACCATTGTAGAGCAGGTACTGACAAGTTCCGTAGGTAAACAAGTAACCAAAACGGTCTTTAATGAATTGGCCCGTGGCCTGCTGGGTGTCTTAGGATTAGGGGGGCGTAGGCGTTAA
- a CDS encoding tetratricopeptide repeat protein yields the protein MRNRIVFLTQTIVFLVLHHAPAVAQHTQIDCNHLPDTLSAAEWQQVVACAIEARNQKDLETAIRFLRLVSVQFPQEVSPRLELAITLAWAKKYAEAQALYRDLLYADPTLFPALVGQAWVTAWQGTPERAAERFKELVVAYPEQIEPKIGLAFAYRALLRYDAARRLYREVLTQTPDHVGAMEGLEALKYTAKTDLTVNTGKLTVSEGRHVEQQVAEVAHQLNRKFALTATAFRDVQTENRTDAWRGARMGAMLSLTEKTRAGLTLFGSKGPTDYRYGVSVDANVRAGNAVTFLVTLRPGLKNRQDFEWIVGGGLLVQVNPRNYFLSQCFIEQLAGLPQSMTCAGTYKQRLGSRFSVQPTLVWHRPIPEKPAQQILDMNFALQYQFTPRLLAGANIGFGKDSTQRLGFGVRFRR from the coding sequence ATGCGCAACCGCATTGTCTTTCTGACCCAAACCATCGTTTTCTTAGTGCTTCATCATGCTCCCGCAGTTGCGCAACATACTCAGATAGACTGTAACCATCTTCCGGATACCCTTTCCGCAGCGGAGTGGCAACAAGTGGTGGCTTGTGCCATCGAGGCCCGGAATCAAAAAGACCTTGAAACGGCCATTCGCTTCCTACGTTTGGTTTCCGTACAATTTCCACAGGAAGTGAGTCCACGGCTGGAGTTGGCCATCACCTTGGCTTGGGCGAAAAAATATGCAGAAGCGCAGGCATTGTATCGCGATTTATTGTATGCAGACCCCACGTTGTTCCCTGCATTGGTGGGCCAGGCTTGGGTGACGGCTTGGCAAGGAACGCCGGAACGTGCCGCAGAGCGGTTTAAGGAATTGGTGGTCGCGTATCCGGAGCAAATAGAGCCCAAAATTGGCCTTGCGTTTGCTTATCGGGCATTGCTACGCTACGACGCCGCCCGTCGGTTGTATCGGGAAGTATTGACCCAAACACCCGATCATGTGGGGGCTATGGAAGGGTTAGAAGCCCTAAAATATACCGCAAAAACCGACCTGACCGTCAATACGGGGAAATTAACGGTTTCAGAGGGCCGGCATGTGGAGCAACAAGTGGCCGAAGTGGCCCATCAGTTAAACCGTAAGTTTGCCCTAACAGCAACCGCTTTCCGCGATGTGCAAACCGAAAATCGGACTGATGCATGGAGGGGCGCCCGTATGGGAGCGATGTTAAGCCTGACAGAAAAGACACGCGCCGGATTGACCCTCTTTGGTTCAAAAGGCCCAACAGATTACCGTTATGGGGTTTCAGTGGATGCCAATGTGCGTGCCGGAAATGCCGTTACTTTTTTGGTGACGCTACGTCCTGGTCTAAAAAACAGACAAGATTTTGAATGGATTGTCGGAGGTGGCCTTTTAGTTCAAGTTAATCCGCGAAACTACTTTTTGTCGCAATGCTTTATAGAACAGTTGGCGGGCTTACCCCAAAGTATGACCTGTGCCGGAACGTATAAACAACGGCTTGGAAGCCGTTTCTCGGTACAACCAACGCTGGTTTGGCATCGTCCGATTCCGGAAAAACCCGCACAACAAATTTTAGACATGAACTTCGCCTTGCAATATCAGTTTACCCCCCGGTTGCTGGCTGGCGCAAATATCGGATTCGGGAAAGATAGCACCCAGCGGCTTGGTTTTGGGGTGCGCTTCCGGAGATAA
- a CDS encoding TonB-dependent receptor produces MGLQNYVALYRYNNDSIDKNNNALAPAYTTYYSFGVQLHFSPFATVFAQGFLKHQKQLPGFQQLTFVFPWGAKWTQNNLDEKRIKGLEAGIFAQHPAGFSVQANYTYLWGEERYGYGPAPSWSLTTFNASLTKRIPHNQEHQLNALLNFCPKGEQLPTFLQKRFFKGIGLTALFAYKTGLPYAVVNAPFNQVVLTGLLSEVVGISEMASSFRLDLKVEKQLYIGVNTGLMLYMEVQNLLNRENIFGAYGYTGQPDEDGFLSSPTGLASYPVGTINRDLYKNIALPKRTHYGMPRLGRIGLRFTF; encoded by the coding sequence ATGGGACTACAAAATTATGTCGCCTTATATCGTTACAATAATGATTCTATAGATAAGAATAACAATGCCTTAGCACCAGCCTATACCACATATTACAGTTTTGGTGTACAGCTCCACTTTTCTCCTTTTGCAACCGTTTTTGCACAAGGCTTCTTAAAACACCAAAAACAACTACCAGGCTTTCAACAACTTACGTTTGTGTTTCCATGGGGGGCAAAATGGACTCAAAATAACTTGGACGAAAAGCGGATCAAGGGTCTTGAAGCGGGTATTTTTGCACAACATCCCGCGGGCTTCTCGGTACAGGCCAATTATACCTATCTTTGGGGCGAAGAACGTTATGGATATGGTCCGGCCCCTTCGTGGTCTCTCACAACCTTTAATGCTTCTTTAACGAAACGTATCCCTCACAACCAAGAACACCAACTGAATGCCTTGCTGAACTTCTGCCCGAAAGGAGAACAACTGCCGACGTTTCTACAAAAACGGTTTTTCAAGGGTATAGGGCTTACCGCGTTGTTTGCCTATAAAACAGGCTTGCCCTATGCAGTGGTTAACGCGCCGTTCAATCAAGTCGTTCTTACTGGGCTATTAAGTGAAGTTGTGGGAATAAGTGAGATGGCCTCCAGTTTTCGGTTAGATCTGAAAGTCGAAAAACAGCTTTATATCGGAGTCAATACAGGGCTTATGCTCTATATGGAAGTACAAAACCTACTTAACCGAGAAAACATCTTTGGGGCCTATGGCTATACAGGGCAACCGGACGAGGATGGGTTCCTAAGTTCACCAACGGGGCTGGCGTCGTATCCGGTTGGTACGATTAATCGGGATTTGTACAAAAACATTGCATTGCCCAAGCGTACACATTATGGAATGCCTCGTTTAGGGCGGATAGGTCTGCGATTTACGTTCTAA